The following DNA comes from Bacteroidota bacterium.
TTCCAAACTCCCAAACATCCTGAAATAGTTGAAGTGGAAGAACTCGCTGATTCTGATAGAGGACTTGGTGGATTCGGAAGTAGTGGAAATCGCTGATAAGAGGGTTAGAGGGTTAGAGGGTTAGAAGGTTAGGAGATTAGGAGGTTAAAAAATATGAAAAAGATTGTCGTAATTTGCACGGCTAATTCTTGTAGAAGTCAAATGGCAGAGGGTTTTTTTAGAAAATATGTTTCTGATAAATATGAAATTTTTAGTGCCGGAATTTTCAAATCTTATGTAAATTCAAAAGCAATACAGGTTATGAAAGAGATTGGAATCGACATTTCAAAACACACTTCT
Coding sequences within:
- a CDS encoding arsenate reductase ArsC, which encodes MKKIVVICTANSCRSQMAEGFFRKYVSDKYEIFSAGIFKSYVNSKAIQVMKEIGIDISKHTS